The proteins below are encoded in one region of Planifilum fimeticola:
- a CDS encoding ABC transporter permease, which yields METQKQTEMGTGIRWAIPAVKRRRARPLYRYWHLYLLILPGLLYFLVYRYLPMFGLAMAFQDFSPFLGFFDSPWVGLKHFKTMFEDEEALRVIWNTLEISLLQILFAFPLPIILALMINELRNAVYKRLIQSMVYLPHFLSWVVVVGIFVVFLKSDGIVNQLLQALGFGQIPFLTSPEWFKPLIVFQVIWKESGWGTIIILAALAGVNPQLYEAAVIDGANRWQQMWHITLPAIRSTIVILLILRLGSVMDTGFEQIFLMLNPFTMEVGNVLDTYVYFKGIQQGDISFATAVGLFKGAVGLILVVIANRLAKRFGEGGIY from the coding sequence ATGGAAACCCAGAAACAAACCGAAATGGGCACCGGGATCCGCTGGGCGATCCCTGCGGTCAAGCGGCGCAGAGCTCGCCCCCTTTACCGGTATTGGCATCTCTATCTGCTGATTTTGCCGGGGCTTCTCTATTTTCTCGTCTACAGATACCTCCCCATGTTCGGGCTGGCCATGGCCTTCCAGGATTTCAGCCCTTTTTTGGGTTTTTTCGACAGCCCCTGGGTCGGCTTGAAGCATTTCAAGACGATGTTCGAGGATGAAGAGGCGCTCCGGGTGATCTGGAACACCCTGGAGATTTCCCTGCTTCAGATTTTGTTCGCTTTTCCGCTGCCCATCATCCTGGCCCTGATGATCAATGAGCTGCGCAATGCCGTGTACAAGCGGCTCATTCAGTCCATGGTCTATCTGCCCCACTTCCTGTCCTGGGTGGTGGTGGTCGGGATTTTCGTCGTCTTCCTCAAATCGGACGGCATTGTGAACCAGCTCCTGCAAGCGCTGGGATTCGGTCAAATTCCCTTTCTCACCAGCCCGGAATGGTTTAAGCCCCTCATCGTGTTCCAGGTGATTTGGAAGGAATCGGGATGGGGAACCATCATCATCCTGGCCGCTCTGGCGGGGGTCAATCCTCAGCTGTACGAGGCGGCGGTGATTGACGGCGCCAACCGCTGGCAGCAGATGTGGCACATCACGCTGCCCGCCATTCGCAGCACCATCGTCATTTTGCTGATCCTGCGGCTTGGCTCGGTGATGGATACCGGTTTTGAGCAGATCTTCCTGATGCTCAATCCCTTTACGATGGAAGTGGGGAACGTTTTGGACACCTATGTTTATTTCAAGGGGATTCAACAGGGGGATATCAGTTTTGCGACGGCGGTGGGATTGTTCAAGGGAGCGGTCGGCCTGATCCTGGTGGTGATCGCCAACCGCCTGGCGAAGCGGTTCGGTGAAGGGGGAATTTACTGA
- a CDS encoding carbohydrate ABC transporter permease translates to MRYRSTGGKIADAINAFVLLLIALSMLFPFVYIFAVSFSSLEEVLKNELLLWPKEWVTDAYRYILSSEQFIRSFFVTVFVTVVGTFVNMAFTTTMAYGLSRPVPGQKQLLFMVVFTLLFSAGMIPTYMVVRATGLIDSLWALILPAAINPFNLIVMRQFFLNIPEELHEAAIIDGANHLQIFWRIILPLSKPALAAISLFYAVVHWNNYFSGILYINDPAKWPLQVILRQIVIVNEPNAALRGGQQMLENPPPPETVQMAAILLATLPILFVYPFLQRYFVKGVMLGSVKE, encoded by the coding sequence GTGAGATATCGAAGCACCGGCGGGAAGATCGCGGATGCCATCAACGCCTTTGTGTTGCTGTTGATCGCTCTGTCGATGCTGTTTCCCTTTGTCTATATCTTCGCCGTATCCTTTTCCAGCTTGGAAGAGGTGCTCAAGAACGAACTGCTGCTTTGGCCCAAGGAATGGGTGACCGACGCCTATCGGTATATTCTTTCCTCCGAACAATTCATCCGGTCGTTTTTCGTCACGGTGTTCGTCACCGTTGTCGGAACCTTCGTCAACATGGCCTTCACCACCACCATGGCCTACGGTTTGTCCCGGCCGGTGCCCGGACAAAAACAGCTTTTGTTCATGGTGGTGTTCACCTTGCTGTTCAGCGCGGGGATGATCCCCACCTACATGGTGGTCCGGGCGACGGGGCTGATCGACAGCCTGTGGGCCCTGATTCTCCCGGCGGCCATCAACCCCTTCAATCTGATCGTCATGCGCCAATTCTTCCTCAACATACCGGAGGAGCTGCACGAAGCGGCCATCATCGACGGGGCGAACCACCTGCAGATCTTCTGGCGAATCATTCTGCCCCTGTCCAAACCGGCCCTGGCCGCCATCAGCCTGTTTTACGCCGTCGTGCACTGGAACAACTATTTCTCGGGGATTTTGTACATCAACGATCCCGCCAAGTGGCCCCTGCAGGTGATTCTTCGGCAAATCGTCATCGTGAATGAACCGAATGCGGCGCTCCGGGGCGGACAGCAGATGCTCGAAAATCCGCCCCCTCCCGAGACGGTGCAGATGGCGGCGATCCTGCTCGCCACCCTGCCGATTCTGTTCGTGTATCCCTTTTTGCAGAGATATTTTGTCAAGGGAGTCATGCTGGGTTCGGTGAAGGAATGA
- a CDS encoding TetR/AcrR family transcriptional regulator, which yields MRHETVDLIFDAAIEVFAESGFDQAKMDDIAKAAGVAKGTIYYHFKSKEELFVGLMNEGVQKLIDRARRNMELHASPTDQLLGLVENQIRFYVQNGKLAKLLLSEAFGTKTRQLQFRIKIGEYLQLIEKVIDEGNRIGEFRVRHVPEAASAIFGAASVVVLQKLYSMDELDPARIERDIPPMIETVRHMVMCGMKDSSWR from the coding sequence ATGCGCCACGAAACAGTGGATCTGATCTTTGATGCCGCAATAGAAGTCTTTGCCGAAAGCGGTTTTGACCAAGCGAAAATGGACGATATCGCAAAGGCGGCCGGAGTTGCGAAAGGGACCATTTACTATCACTTTAAGAGCAAAGAAGAATTGTTCGTCGGCTTGATGAATGAGGGAGTTCAAAAGCTGATTGACCGCGCCAGAAGGAATATGGAGCTGCATGCGTCGCCGACGGATCAATTGTTGGGATTGGTGGAAAATCAGATCCGTTTTTATGTGCAGAACGGAAAGCTTGCCAAACTGCTTTTGAGTGAAGCGTTTGGGACCAAGACAAGACAACTTCAGTTTCGGATAAAGATCGGCGAATATCTGCAGCTGATCGAGAAGGTGATTGACGAAGGGAACCGGATCGGTGAATTTCGGGTCAGGCATGTCCCGGAAGCGGCCAGTGCCATTTTCGGGGCGGCCAGCGTCGTGGTGCTGCAAAAATTATACAGCATGGATGAATTGGATCCCGCCCGGATTGAACGGGACATTCCGCCGATGATTGAGACGGTCCGGCACATGGTGATGTGCGGCATGAAAGATTCGTCGTGGCGCTAA
- a CDS encoding YhgE/Pip domain-containing protein, which produces MKRRKENNFLFLSGLRDLERLWASRSMRLGLVGVLLVPLVYCVIYLSAFYDPYENLQYLPVALVNEDQGAVRDGEKLNVGDELVEELQKDSKVKWELTDRKNMEEGLDEGAYYIGIVIPKNFSQAVASVDSPEPLKGRLEYHVDKSNNYLSGTIGESIRRELEMNLDEKLSKIYVEQLFAHISDSVEELQKAADGAGLLAEKTGDARSGSQTLAEGLSKLDRGASEIREYLRLFNQKAIQADREINKIPIEDLEKAQRVIHQVNDEIQRIAGLPLPETPPDLRGLLLEGQGSVKRSGDEVRKTQEALYRLIEKHPELAEDSAVLSMKDSLREAERRNASGQNHLDDMNRAIPEWEKHWEKFLKERQKIAHQAEQLTERVDQAVAKAKELKGKAGRIVQASSQLSDGQQQLVNGIHQLEAGAETLSEGLGKIESGQRELAQGLKDGAEKAKGELKDPEKKEDVISDPVEIRENVHHDVPNYATGFAPYFISLSLWVGAMLLFTVVDLYQVFSYRQEPLSVTAAWLIGIGQAVLLITAVVWGLGIQPELPAWLYLFGILMSITFIALNHMLNVFLGNVGRFLSIVILMLQLASSAGTYPLELLPAFFREVHEYLPMTYTVQGLRAILSSGNADTVVHCAHILLGFLTAAVLLAQFHLQIGKPWMKKGVRQIKAVFHRA; this is translated from the coding sequence ATGAAAAGGAGGAAGGAGAACAACTTTTTGTTTCTGTCAGGACTCCGAGACCTGGAGCGGTTGTGGGCATCCAGGTCCATGCGGCTGGGATTGGTCGGAGTTCTGCTTGTTCCCCTGGTTTACTGCGTCATTTACCTGTCGGCTTTTTATGATCCGTACGAAAATCTGCAATACCTGCCGGTGGCATTGGTGAACGAGGACCAGGGAGCGGTTCGGGACGGGGAGAAGCTAAACGTCGGCGATGAATTGGTTGAGGAATTGCAGAAGGATTCCAAGGTGAAATGGGAACTGACCGACAGAAAAAACATGGAGGAAGGGCTTGACGAGGGGGCCTATTACATCGGAATCGTCATACCCAAAAATTTCTCGCAAGCCGTGGCATCCGTGGACTCTCCGGAACCGCTGAAGGGACGATTGGAATATCATGTGGACAAAAGCAACAACTATTTGTCCGGGACGATCGGAGAATCGATCCGACGCGAGTTGGAAATGAACCTGGATGAAAAGTTGAGCAAAATCTATGTGGAGCAGCTGTTTGCCCACATCTCCGATTCGGTGGAAGAGCTGCAAAAGGCGGCAGACGGAGCGGGATTGTTGGCTGAAAAAACCGGTGATGCCCGATCCGGCTCCCAAACCCTTGCCGAGGGCTTGTCCAAACTGGATCGAGGCGCTTCCGAAATTCGTGAGTATCTCCGGCTTTTTAACCAAAAAGCAATCCAGGCGGACCGGGAGATCAACAAGATTCCGATTGAGGACCTGGAGAAAGCGCAACGGGTCATTCATCAGGTGAACGATGAGATTCAAAGGATTGCCGGACTTCCGCTTCCCGAGACTCCTCCGGACCTCAGGGGGCTCCTTCTGGAAGGACAGGGGTCGGTGAAAAGGTCCGGGGATGAGGTCCGGAAAACGCAGGAAGCTTTATACCGGTTGATCGAAAAACATCCGGAGCTGGCGGAGGATTCAGCCGTTCTTTCCATGAAGGATTCGCTTAGAGAGGCGGAGAGGAGAAATGCTTCGGGACAAAATCACCTCGATGACATGAATCGAGCCATTCCCGAATGGGAAAAGCATTGGGAGAAATTTCTAAAAGAAAGACAAAAAATTGCACACCAGGCAGAGCAGTTGACGGAGCGGGTGGATCAGGCCGTGGCGAAGGCCAAGGAACTGAAAGGAAAGGCCGGCCGGATTGTTCAGGCTTCATCCCAGCTGTCTGACGGACAGCAACAGCTGGTAAACGGCATCCATCAGCTGGAGGCCGGGGCGGAAACCTTATCGGAGGGATTGGGAAAAATCGAATCCGGACAAAGGGAACTGGCTCAAGGCTTGAAAGATGGGGCGGAGAAAGCGAAAGGCGAACTTAAGGATCCCGAAAAAAAGGAAGATGTGATTTCGGATCCGGTGGAGATCCGGGAGAATGTTCATCATGATGTCCCGAACTATGCAACCGGATTTGCCCCGTATTTTATCTCCCTTTCCCTTTGGGTGGGAGCCATGCTGTTATTTACGGTGGTGGATCTGTATCAGGTGTTTTCGTACCGCCAAGAGCCGCTTTCCGTGACTGCCGCATGGCTGATCGGCATCGGTCAGGCCGTGCTGCTCATCACGGCCGTTGTATGGGGGCTGGGAATTCAACCGGAACTCCCGGCATGGCTTTACCTGTTCGGTATCCTGATGTCCATCACCTTTATCGCTCTAAACCATATGCTCAACGTTTTCCTGGGAAATGTGGGCCGCTTCCTGTCGATTGTCATTTTGATGCTCCAGCTGGCATCCAGCGCCGGAACGTATCCGCTCGAGCTGTTGCCCGCGTTTTTCCGCGAGGTCCATGAATATTTGCCCATGACCTACACCGTCCAGGGGCTGCGCGCGATCCTGTCCAGCGGGAATGCGGATACAGTGGTACATTGCGCGCATATCTTGCTCGGGTTTCTGACGGCGGCCGTTCTCCTCGCCCAGTTCCATCTTCAGATCGGAAAGCCCTGGATGAAAAAAGGCGTGCGTCAGATCAAAGCCGTATTCCATCGCGCATGA
- a CDS encoding response regulator transcription factor, with protein sequence MGKRILVVDDEPSIVKLVQFNLEKEGFEVDCAYDGQTALEMAEREPPDLMVLDLMLPKMDGLDVCRKLRKRDVHIPILILTAKSDEFDKVLGLELGADDYMTKPFSPRELIARVKAILRRMEAIREAGNAGERDGRIAVGDLIVDVEAYEVIRNGETVDLTPKEFELLVYLARHRGKVLSRDQLLNAVWNYDFAGDSRIVDVHVSHLRDKIEPDAKHPVYIKTVRGIGYKFEGPREK encoded by the coding sequence ATGGGAAAACGGATCCTGGTGGTTGATGACGAGCCGTCCATTGTCAAACTGGTCCAATTCAACCTGGAAAAGGAAGGGTTTGAGGTGGACTGCGCCTATGACGGGCAGACCGCGCTGGAAATGGCGGAGCGGGAGCCGCCGGATTTGATGGTGCTGGATTTGATGCTCCCCAAGATGGACGGATTGGACGTCTGCAGAAAGTTGCGCAAACGGGATGTACACATCCCCATCCTGATCCTGACGGCAAAATCGGACGAATTCGACAAGGTGCTCGGACTGGAGCTGGGGGCCGACGATTACATGACGAAGCCCTTCAGTCCGCGGGAACTCATCGCCCGGGTGAAGGCGATTCTGCGCCGGATGGAAGCGATTCGGGAAGCGGGGAACGCGGGCGAGAGGGACGGTCGCATTGCGGTGGGGGATCTGATCGTCGATGTGGAAGCCTATGAAGTGATCCGGAATGGGGAAACCGTGGATCTTACCCCGAAGGAATTTGAGCTCCTGGTCTATTTGGCCCGTCACCGGGGCAAGGTCCTCTCCAGGGATCAGTTGTTGAATGCCGTGTGGAATTACGATTTTGCGGGAGATTCCCGCATCGTCGATGTTCACGTCAGCCACCTCCGGGATAAAATCGAGCCCGATGCGAAGCATCCCGTCTACATCAAGACCGTTCGGGGAATCGGGTACAAATTTGAAGGACCCAGGGAAAAATGA
- the pnpS gene encoding two-component system histidine kinase PnpS: MKTLHAQIKSMFLLWIGLSVLASGLFVTWLLESSYRESLMNRAAKEGALAASSLEEKLSGDAVQSVAEQLGRTLDARVMVVGRDGKLRGDSQGDPADANRFVEDPEVRRVLRSSPEQPVSSIREGRIHVVAPVARGGSEAGALLIVYDPEKEKTSLRHVGYSLVGGLAVAYVLAAFAASRLAKRLTLPLGEIAQVAVDIAQKQFHRRVKVRGQDEIARLGEAINRMAKSLQSQMDALRQSERRLAGVIDTMDSGLLLVDADGKVNLANRAFENMIGVQARKIVGKPYTQLTYPYELASLIDKCRATGGRIREELQVYYPEERILSAHFAPMEGERGTVGLVGVFHDITAIRRLEKMRSEFVANVSHELKTPITSLRGFAETLLDGAMNDPETCREFLQIIHDESLRLQRLVSDILDLSRIESKLQLKWEKVPVGEIIESATKTVEEQMRKRELTLDIVLPESFTVLVDKDRFRQILLNLLTNAMAYTPEGGKVTLEARREAERWWIRVADTGIGIPEEDLPRIFERFYRVDKARSRESGGTGLGLAIVKHLVEVHRGEIRVKSRVGEGTEFKLIFPFKEKEKEDE; this comes from the coding sequence ATGAAGACCCTGCACGCTCAGATCAAATCGATGTTTCTCTTGTGGATCGGCCTGTCCGTTCTCGCTTCCGGTCTGTTCGTCACCTGGCTGCTGGAAAGTTCCTATCGGGAATCCCTGATGAACCGGGCGGCCAAGGAGGGGGCCCTGGCCGCATCCTCCCTGGAGGAAAAGCTGTCCGGAGATGCGGTTCAGAGCGTGGCGGAGCAATTGGGTCGGACCCTCGATGCACGGGTGATGGTCGTGGGCCGGGACGGGAAACTGCGGGGGGATTCGCAGGGAGACCCGGCGGATGCGAACCGGTTTGTCGAGGATCCGGAGGTGCGCCGGGTTCTTCGGTCCTCCCCGGAACAGCCCGTCTCCTCTATTCGGGAGGGGCGGATCCATGTGGTGGCTCCCGTGGCGCGAGGCGGGAGCGAGGCGGGGGCCCTCCTGATCGTGTATGATCCGGAAAAGGAGAAGACCTCCCTGCGCCATGTGGGTTATTCACTGGTGGGCGGTTTGGCCGTCGCCTACGTCCTCGCAGCTTTTGCCGCTTCCCGGCTGGCCAAGCGGTTGACCTTGCCCCTCGGGGAGATCGCCCAGGTGGCCGTCGATATCGCCCAGAAGCAGTTTCACCGCCGGGTGAAGGTGAGGGGCCAGGATGAGATCGCCCGACTGGGTGAGGCCATCAACCGGATGGCCAAGAGCCTGCAGAGTCAGATGGATGCCCTGCGTCAGAGCGAGCGGCGCCTGGCCGGCGTCATCGACACGATGGACAGCGGGCTTTTGCTGGTGGATGCCGACGGAAAGGTGAACCTGGCCAACCGGGCCTTTGAAAACATGATCGGCGTTCAGGCCAGGAAGATCGTGGGCAAGCCGTACACGCAGCTGACGTATCCCTACGAGCTGGCCTCCCTCATCGACAAGTGCAGGGCAACCGGCGGTCGAATCCGGGAGGAACTCCAGGTTTATTATCCCGAGGAACGCATCTTGTCGGCCCACTTCGCGCCGATGGAGGGTGAGAGGGGAACGGTGGGATTGGTCGGCGTTTTTCACGACATCACGGCCATCCGTCGTCTGGAGAAAATGCGCTCGGAGTTTGTGGCCAATGTCTCCCACGAGCTGAAAACCCCGATCACTTCGCTGAGGGGATTTGCCGAAACCCTGCTGGACGGAGCGATGAACGATCCGGAGACGTGCCGGGAATTCCTCCAGATCATCCACGACGAGAGCCTGCGCCTCCAACGGTTGGTCAGCGATATTCTGGACCTTTCCCGCATCGAATCCAAACTGCAGTTGAAATGGGAAAAGGTTCCCGTCGGCGAGATTATCGAGTCGGCGACGAAGACGGTAGAGGAGCAGATGCGAAAGCGGGAGCTTACCCTCGACATTGTGCTCCCCGAATCCTTTACCGTCCTGGTGGACAAGGATCGTTTCCGGCAAATTCTCCTCAACCTGCTGACCAACGCCATGGCTTACACCCCGGAAGGGGGAAAGGTGACCTTGGAAGCGCGACGGGAGGCGGAACGCTGGTGGATTCGCGTGGCCGATACGGGAATCGGGATTCCGGAGGAAGATCTGCCCCGGATCTTCGAACGCTTTTACCGCGTCGACAAAGCCCGTTCCCGGGAGTCGGGCGGAACCGGCCTGGGACTAGCGATCGTGAAACACCTGGTCGAGGTGCATCGGGGGGAAATTCGGGTGAAAAGCCGGGTCGGAGAGGGAACCGAATTCAAGCTGATCTTCCCCTTCAAAGAAAAAGAAAAAGAGGATGAATAA
- a CDS encoding PstS family phosphate ABC transporter substrate-binding protein has protein sequence MFKRGVALFGSIVLAVGLLAGCGQSNKAEGGGEGLSGAVKIDGSSTVYPISQAVAEEFMVENPQVQVTVSESGTGGGFQKWVAGETDINDASRPIKDEEKKKAAENGIEPIEIPAAYDGITVVVNKDNDFVEELTVDELKKIWEPDSKVKFWSDVRPEWPKEPIKLYGPGTASGTFGYFTEAIVGEEGKSRTDYTASEDDNVLVQGVSGDKYALGYFGYAYYTENKDRLKAVKIDGGDGPVEPTEQTINDGTYSPLSRTVFIYVSNKAMERPEVKEFVKFYIEIAKDLVKEVGYIPLPDADYEESMKRVEGK, from the coding sequence ATGTTCAAGCGCGGAGTCGCTCTTTTCGGGTCCATTGTCCTTGCTGTCGGCCTTCTGGCCGGTTGCGGGCAATCCAACAAGGCGGAAGGGGGCGGTGAGGGCCTGTCCGGCGCCGTGAAAATCGACGGATCCAGCACCGTCTATCCCATCAGCCAGGCGGTCGCCGAGGAATTCATGGTGGAAAATCCCCAGGTGCAGGTGACCGTATCGGAATCCGGAACCGGCGGGGGGTTTCAAAAATGGGTGGCCGGCGAGACGGACATCAATGACGCCTCCCGTCCCATCAAGGATGAGGAAAAGAAAAAAGCCGCCGAAAACGGCATTGAACCGATCGAGATTCCCGCCGCATACGACGGAATCACCGTCGTGGTCAACAAGGACAACGATTTTGTGGAAGAATTGACCGTCGACGAGCTGAAAAAGATTTGGGAGCCGGACAGCAAGGTGAAATTTTGGAGCGACGTCCGTCCCGAGTGGCCGAAGGAGCCGATCAAGCTTTACGGCCCGGGCACTGCTTCCGGCACCTTCGGATACTTTACGGAGGCCATCGTAGGTGAAGAAGGGAAGAGCCGGACGGATTACACGGCGAGTGAAGATGACAATGTGCTGGTTCAGGGGGTCTCCGGGGACAAATACGCCCTCGGCTACTTCGGATACGCCTACTACACGGAAAATAAGGACCGATTGAAAGCGGTGAAGATCGACGGCGGCGACGGCCCCGTCGAGCCCACCGAACAGACGATCAACGACGGAACCTATTCTCCTCTCTCCCGGACCGTCTTCATCTACGTCAGCAACAAAGCCATGGAGCGGCCGGAAGTGAAGGAATTCGTCAAGTTCTACATCGAAATTGCCAAGGACCTGGTCAAGGAAGTGGGTTACATTCCGCTGCCGGATGCGGATTACGAGGAGTCCATGAAGCGGGTGGAAGGAAAATAA
- the pstC gene encoding phosphate ABC transporter permease subunit PstC, with translation MSQVANKGLSASGGRFRRPRTWRNAVESVIPRILLICAFLSVITTFAILLTLLFETASFFEEVSIIEFVTGTEWTALFSGDQQKFGVLPLVAGTLLVTAGAAIVAMPIGLASAIYLSEYAPDRVRRVLKPVLEVLAGIPTIVYGFFALTFVTPLLKKWIPNLDTFNALSASIVVGIMIIPLIASLSEDAMMAVPRSIRHAAYALGATKLEVALRVVVPAALSGIVSSFVLALSRAIGETMIVTIAAGSTPVLTFNMLESIQTMTAYMVQAATGDIAYGSIQYKSLYAVGMTLFLFTLAMNLLAQYIARSFKEDY, from the coding sequence ATGTCCCAGGTTGCAAACAAGGGCTTGTCGGCTTCCGGCGGCCGTTTTCGCAGGCCGCGGACGTGGCGAAATGCGGTGGAGTCGGTCATCCCCAGGATTCTTTTGATCTGCGCTTTTTTGTCCGTGATCACCACCTTCGCCATCCTTTTGACGTTGCTGTTTGAAACGGCTTCCTTTTTTGAGGAAGTTTCCATCATCGAATTTGTCACGGGAACGGAGTGGACGGCGCTGTTCAGCGGGGATCAGCAGAAATTCGGCGTCCTTCCCCTGGTGGCGGGGACCCTGCTCGTCACCGCGGGGGCGGCGATCGTGGCGATGCCGATCGGTCTTGCCAGCGCCATTTATCTCAGCGAATACGCACCGGACCGGGTGCGACGGGTGTTGAAACCCGTCTTGGAGGTCTTGGCTGGAATTCCGACTATCGTCTACGGTTTTTTTGCCCTGACCTTCGTCACCCCGCTGCTGAAAAAATGGATTCCCAATCTGGACACCTTTAACGCGCTGAGCGCCAGCATCGTCGTGGGGATCATGATCATTCCCCTGATCGCATCCCTCAGCGAGGATGCGATGATGGCCGTTCCCCGGAGCATTCGACACGCGGCCTATGCGTTGGGCGCGACGAAGTTGGAAGTGGCCCTTCGGGTGGTGGTTCCTGCCGCGTTGTCCGGCATCGTCTCCTCCTTCGTTCTCGCCCTCTCCCGGGCCATCGGGGAGACGATGATCGTCACCATCGCCGCCGGTTCAACCCCCGTGCTCACCTTCAACATGCTGGAATCGATCCAGACGATGACGGCATACATGGTGCAGGCGGCCACAGGGGACATCGCCTACGGGAGCATTCAATACAAATCCCTTTATGCGGTGGGCATGACGCTCTTTCTCTTCACTCTGGCAATGAATCTTTTGGCGCAATACATCGCCCGGAGCTTCAAGGAGGATTACTGA
- the pstA gene encoding phosphate ABC transporter permease PstA — MSTEEIAVKEVPKSERERGKSGEASGRIRFRRWKNRLAHGVFLMATLVGVVVLALLLADIIRKGWSWIDADFFNRFASRIPERAGIKAALWGSLWLISITAPLTFLFGVATAIYLEEYAQKGRLSRFIQLNISNLAGVPSIVYGILGLTLFVRWLAFGQSVLAGALTLTLLVLPIVIVAAQEAIAAVPQSLRQASYAMGATRWQTIQKVVLPYAFPGILTGTILALSRAIGETAPLIMVGAVTFIAFTPGSAFDGFTALPIQIWNWTSQPKAEFHELAAAAIIVLLAVLLSMNALAIYLRNKFQRKV, encoded by the coding sequence ATGAGCACCGAGGAGATCGCAGTGAAGGAGGTACCGAAATCGGAGCGGGAGCGGGGAAAATCGGGGGAAGCATCCGGCCGGATCCGTTTTCGCCGGTGGAAGAACCGTTTGGCTCACGGGGTCTTTCTGATGGCCACCCTTGTCGGCGTTGTCGTGCTGGCCCTTCTCCTCGCGGACATCATTCGCAAGGGATGGTCCTGGATCGATGCCGATTTCTTCAACCGCTTCGCTTCCCGCATTCCCGAGCGGGCGGGGATCAAAGCGGCCCTGTGGGGATCCCTGTGGCTGATCTCCATCACGGCCCCCCTCACCTTCCTGTTCGGGGTGGCCACCGCCATTTACCTGGAGGAATACGCTCAAAAGGGGCGGCTTAGCCGGTTTATCCAGCTCAATATCAGCAATTTGGCCGGCGTTCCCTCCATCGTTTACGGAATCCTCGGGTTGACCCTGTTCGTGCGCTGGCTGGCTTTTGGGCAGAGCGTGCTGGCGGGAGCGCTCACGCTGACCCTGTTGGTCCTGCCCATCGTGATCGTGGCCGCCCAGGAGGCGATCGCCGCCGTGCCCCAATCGCTGCGCCAGGCCTCCTACGCCATGGGAGCCACCCGTTGGCAGACGATTCAAAAGGTGGTCCTTCCCTACGCCTTTCCGGGCATCCTGACGGGGACGATATTGGCCCTCTCCCGAGCGATCGGGGAGACGGCCCCGCTGATCATGGTGGGGGCGGTCACGTTTATCGCCTTCACGCCGGGAAGCGCCTTTGACGGGTTTACCGCGTTGCCCATCCAAATCTGGAACTGGACGAGCCAGCCCAAAGCGGAATTTCACGAACTGGCCGCCGCCGCCATCATCGTGCTGCTCGCGGTCCTGTTGTCGATGAACGCCTTGGCCATCTACCTGCGCAACAAGTTTCAGCGGAAGGTGTAA
- the pstB gene encoding phosphate ABC transporter ATP-binding protein PstB, which yields MGQTAIEVCNLNLFYGDKHALKDISMTVEENSIAALIGPSGCGKSTFLRTLNRMNDMIEGVRIEGTVEIHGENIYHKDVDVEMLRKRVGMVFQAPNPFPKSIYDNVAYGPRIHGIRNKARLDEIVEKSLRAAALWDEVKDRLKDRATGLSGGQQQRLCIARALAVEPEILLMDEPTSALDPISTAKIEELLQDLKKKYTIVIVTHNMQQAARISDKTAYFLNGVLVEYSDTDKLFSNPERKETEDYITGRFG from the coding sequence GTGGGTCAAACGGCGATCGAGGTTTGCAATCTGAATCTCTTTTATGGGGATAAACACGCTCTGAAGGACATCAGCATGACCGTCGAAGAAAACAGCATCGCGGCTTTGATCGGCCCCTCCGGTTGCGGAAAGTCCACTTTCCTGCGCACGCTCAACCGGATGAACGACATGATCGAGGGCGTGCGCATAGAAGGAACCGTCGAGATTCACGGTGAAAATATTTACCATAAGGACGTGGACGTGGAGATGCTCCGAAAGCGGGTGGGGATGGTGTTTCAGGCACCCAATCCCTTTCCGAAGAGCATCTACGACAACGTGGCTTACGGGCCGCGCATCCACGGGATCCGAAACAAAGCGCGGCTGGACGAAATCGTGGAGAAAAGCCTGAGGGCGGCCGCCCTGTGGGATGAGGTGAAGGACCGGCTGAAGGATCGCGCGACGGGGCTGTCCGGAGGCCAGCAGCAGCGCCTGTGCATCGCCCGCGCGCTGGCGGTGGAGCCCGAAATCCTCCTCATGGATGAACCCACGTCCGCCCTCGATCCCATTTCCACGGCGAAGATCGAGGAGCTGCTCCAGGACTTGAAAAAGAAGTACACCATCGTCATCGTCACCCACAACATGCAACAGGCCGCGCGGATCTCCGACAAAACGGCTTATTTCTTGAACGGCGTGCTGGTGGAATACAGCGACACGGATAAACTGTTCTCCAATCCGGAACGGAAAGAGACCGAGGATTACATCACCGGCCGTTTCGGATGA